A window of the Buchnera aphidicola (Pterocallis alni) genome harbors these coding sequences:
- the ribD gene encoding bifunctional diaminohydroxyphosphoribosylaminopyrimidine deaminase/5-amino-6-(5-phosphoribosylamino)uracil reductase RibD has translation MQYNDKTYKEKYKKDIFYMKKAIKLAKKGIYTTHPNPNVGCIIVNNKKIVGQGWHKKAGDHHAEIYAIQMAGKLTQNSTAYISLEPCNHVGKTPPCCEAIIQSGIKRVVISMLDPNPKVSGKGIQYLKKSGIKITLGIMSKESKEINQGFLKRISTGIPWVTIKMAISVDGKIAMKNGDSKWITSKKSIQNVHKLRATSSAILSTSNTILQDNPKLTVRYKHVNNKQNILPYTQPIRIIIDSKNQIQPNHNIIKENIGIIWLIRLCKDKIQWPNHVKQIIIPAYKNYINFKKLLIFLGKKKINKLWIECGAHLFSNILSMQIIDEIILYIAPKMLGNNAYSFFFNKKKVNINQKPNLIFKNIKMIGQDIRLIIQTKY, from the coding sequence ATGCAATATAATGATAAAACATATAAAGAAAAATATAAAAAAGATATATTTTATATGAAAAAAGCTATAAAATTAGCTAAAAAAGGTATATATACAACACATCCAAATCCCAACGTAGGATGTATCATAGTAAATAATAAAAAAATTGTTGGACAAGGATGGCATAAAAAAGCAGGAGATCATCATGCAGAAATTTATGCAATACAAATGGCTGGAAAATTAACTCAAAATAGTACAGCATATATTTCCTTAGAACCGTGCAATCATGTTGGTAAAACACCGCCTTGTTGTGAAGCAATAATACAATCAGGAATTAAAAGAGTTGTTATATCTATGTTAGATCCAAACCCTAAAGTATCAGGGAAAGGTATACAATATTTAAAAAAATCAGGTATTAAAATTACATTAGGTATCATGTCCAAAGAATCTAAAGAAATTAATCAAGGATTCTTAAAAAGAATCAGTACAGGAATACCATGGGTAACAATAAAAATGGCTATCTCGGTAGATGGTAAAATAGCTATGAAAAATGGTGATAGTAAATGGATTACATCGAAAAAATCTATACAAAATGTGCATAAACTCCGAGCAACTAGTTCAGCTATTTTAAGTACTAGTAATACTATTTTACAAGATAACCCAAAACTCACAGTACGATATAAACATGTAAATAATAAGCAAAATATATTACCATATACTCAACCTATTAGAATTATTATAGATAGTAAAAATCAAATTCAACCTAATCATAATATTATTAAAGAAAATATAGGAATAATTTGGCTCATTCGATTATGTAAGGATAAAATTCAATGGCCAAATCACGTTAAACAAATTATTATACCTGCTTATAAAAATTATATTAATTTTAAAAAATTACTTATTTTTTTAGGAAAAAAAAAAATTAATAAACTATGGATAGAATGTGGAGCACATTTATTTAGTAATATTCTATCTATGCAAATAATTGATGAAATTATATTATATATTGCACCTAAAATGTTAGGAAATAATGCATATTCTTTTTTTTTTAATAAAAAAAAAGTTAATATAAATCAAAAACCTAATCTTATTTTTAAAAATATAAAAATGATTGGACAAGATATCAGATTAATTATTCAAACCAAATACTAA
- a CDS encoding TusE/DsrC/DsvC family sulfur relay protein, with the protein MIIKKKNKILKIWNTNIALKIAQLENITMTNNHWEIIHLIRNLYITYNIIPPNRMLLKIIKKKLGIEKSNNKYLLSLFPKGLVQQANKIAGLPKTNICL; encoded by the coding sequence ATGATAATAAAAAAAAAAAATAAAATATTAAAAATTTGGAATACAAATATTGCATTAAAAATTGCACAATTAGAAAATATTACCATGACAAATAATCATTGGGAAATTATACATTTAATTAGAAATTTATACATTACATATAATATTATACCTCCCAATAGGATGTTATTAAAAATAATAAAAAAAAAATTAGGTATAGAAAAAAGTAATAATAAATATTTACTATCCTTATTTCCAAAAGGATTAGTTCAACAAGCTAATAAAATTGCAGGATTACCAAAAACAAATATTTGTCTATAA
- a CDS encoding YhgN family NAAT transporter, giving the protein MHAIISTTILLVLIMDPLGNLPVVMSILKHLEPKRRNIVLIREMIIALLIMVLFLIVGERTLAILNLKAETVSISGGIILFLIAIKMIFPDYKEENTKNKPKEPFLVPLAIPLVAGPSLLATLMLLSHQYSNQITSLSISLIIAWSITVTVLLLSGTFLKIIGERGVEALERLMGLILIMLSTQMLLDGISAWFKI; this is encoded by the coding sequence ATGCATGCCATCATCTCTACTACTATATTATTAGTATTAATTATGGATCCATTAGGTAATTTACCAGTTGTTATGTCTATTCTAAAACACTTAGAACCAAAAAGACGTAATATAGTCCTAATAAGAGAAATGATTATTGCTCTATTAATTATGGTACTATTTCTTATAGTAGGAGAAAGAACACTCGCAATACTAAATTTAAAAGCTGAAACAGTATCAATATCTGGAGGAATAATATTATTTTTAATAGCTATAAAAATGATTTTCCCAGATTATAAAGAAGAAAATACAAAAAATAAACCCAAAGAACCATTTTTAGTACCATTAGCAATACCATTAGTTGCTGGTCCATCTCTATTAGCAACATTAATGTTGTTATCACACCAGTATTCCAATCAAATTACATCACTATCTATATCTTTAATAATAGCATGGAGTATAACAGTAACTGTTTTATTACTATCAGGAACATTTTTAAAAATAATAGGCGAAAGAGGAGTGGAGGCATTAGAAAGATTAATGGGTTTAATATTAATTATGTTATCAACACAAATGCTTCTTGATGGAATTAGCGCATGGTTTAAAATATAA
- the fbaA gene encoding class II fructose-bisphosphate aldolase: MSKIQNSIQNGIIFGKETKKIFKIAKKKKFAIPAVNCTNIDTINIALETASKMHAPIIIQLSYGGSSFISGNNLPTISQNKKAALGSLSAANHINLVAKYYNIPVILHTDHCYKDTLPWIDYLLKKSEIYFHNTGKTIFSSHMIDLSKEKIQKNLEISKKYLLRMSKINMILEIELGCTGGEEDGIDNSNIKSDLLYTKPEEVYYMYHELKKISNNFIIAANFGNTHGVYAPGNVQLKPNILKKTQQYICNKYNLNVNNPVDFVFHGGSGSSISDIKKSINYGVVKINIDTDIQWASWEGILKYYQNNKKNLQTQLSNINGINIPNKKYYDPRSWIQESKKSISEKLKKIFTICNCYNLI; the protein is encoded by the coding sequence ATGTCAAAAATACAAAATTCTATCCAAAATGGAATAATATTTGGAAAAGAAACAAAAAAAATATTTAAAATAGCAAAAAAAAAAAAATTCGCAATACCAGCTGTTAATTGTACAAATATAGATACAATTAATATTGCTTTAGAAACAGCTAGTAAAATGCATGCACCAATTATTATACAATTATCTTACGGAGGATCATCATTTATATCAGGAAATAATTTACCAACAATATCTCAAAATAAAAAAGCGGCATTAGGATCTTTATCTGCAGCGAATCATATTAACTTAGTTGCAAAATATTATAATATCCCAGTCATCTTACATACTGATCATTGTTATAAAGATACTTTACCATGGATAGATTATCTATTAAAAAAAAGTGAAATATATTTTCATAATACAGGAAAAACAATTTTTTCTTCTCATATGATTGATTTATCTAAAGAAAAAATACAAAAAAATTTAGAAATAAGTAAAAAATATTTACTCAGAATGAGTAAAATAAATATGATATTAGAAATAGAATTAGGATGTACGGGAGGAGAAGAAGATGGAATTGATAACAGTAATATAAAATCCGATTTATTATATACAAAACCAGAAGAAGTATATTATATGTATCACGAATTAAAAAAAATTAGTAATAATTTCATTATTGCTGCTAATTTTGGCAACACACATGGAGTCTATGCTCCCGGAAACGTTCAACTTAAACCAAATATATTAAAAAAAACACAACAATATATTTGTAATAAATACAATTTAAATGTTAATAATCCTGTTGATTTTGTATTTCATGGTGGTTCAGGTTCTTCTATATCAGATATTAAAAAATCAATAAATTATGGAGTAGTAAAAATCAATATAGATACCGATATACAATGGGCTTCTTGGGAGGGTATTTTAAAATACTATCAAAATAATAAAAAAAACCTTCAAACACAATTAAGTAACATTAACGGTATAAATATACCCAATAAAAAATATTATGATCCAAGATCCTGGATACAGGAATCAAAAAAATCTATATCTGAAAAATTAAAAAAAATATTCACAATATGTAATTGTTATAATTTAATTTAA
- the nusB gene encoding transcription antitermination factor NusB translates to MNPKKRRKAREYIVKALYTWQISNNDILDVENQYLQIINTKKVEIKYFHELITNISINVKNIDKKIQLYLSRKKHTLGQIDKAILRLAFYEIYYRKDIPYKVSMNEGIELAKLFGAQNSHKFINGVLHQASKHIRINNQQDTKL, encoded by the coding sequence ATGAACCCAAAAAAGAGAAGAAAAGCGAGAGAGTATATAGTAAAAGCATTATATACATGGCAAATATCCAATAATGATATTTTAGATGTTGAAAATCAATATTTACAAATCATTAATACTAAAAAAGTAGAAATAAAATATTTTCATGAATTAATTACAAATATATCGATTAATGTAAAAAACATAGATAAAAAAATTCAATTATATTTAAGTAGAAAAAAACATACTTTAGGACAAATAGATAAAGCAATATTAAGATTAGCTTTTTATGAAATATATTATAGAAAAGATATTCCATATAAAGTATCAATGAATGAAGGAATTGAATTAGCAAAATTATTTGGTGCACAAAATAGTCATAAATTTATTAATGGAGTATTACATCAAGCATCAAAACATATTAGAATAAATAATCAACAGGATACAAAACTATAA
- a CDS encoding phosphoglycerate kinase — MNKINITQNTLNSIKHMTEVDLHNKTVLIRVDFNVPIQDNKILSDDRIKASIPTIKLALKKNARVIIMSHLGRPKEGIYEEKFSLFPIFQYLKKIFYKNNVIFSKKLENINMQKNDLLILENVRFNIGEKKNDINLSQKYASLCDIFVMDAFGSAHRKEASTFGVGIYAKIACAGPLLISEIYYLTKALKNPKRPMTAIIGGAKISTKFKLLTSLSKIANTVIVGGGIANTFLAIKYNIGKSLHEPKYINLAKKIKKQNNIIIPVDSRVGTSFSKLSQAVIKKPCDINQNEEIMDIGDESIKNIQKIIENSNTILWNGPLGVFEFPNFSIGTKALAKSISKSNSFSIAGGGETLSVINMLNIRKKISYISTGGGAFLEFIEGKKLPAIHMLEKKYHMK, encoded by the coding sequence ATGAATAAAATAAATATCACACAAAATACATTGAATTCAATAAAACATATGACCGAAGTAGATTTGCATAACAAAACAGTACTAATTAGAGTAGATTTTAATGTACCAATACAAGACAATAAAATATTATCTGACGATAGAATTAAAGCCAGTATACCTACAATTAAACTAGCATTAAAAAAAAATGCACGAGTAATTATTATGTCACATTTAGGAAGACCTAAAGAAGGAATATACGAAGAAAAATTTTCACTATTTCCAATATTTCAATATTTAAAAAAAATATTCTATAAAAATAATGTTATATTTTCTAAAAAATTAGAAAATATTAATATGCAAAAAAATGATTTATTAATATTAGAAAATGTAAGATTTAATATAGGAGAAAAAAAAAATGATATAAATTTATCGCAAAAATATGCTTCATTATGTGATATATTTGTTATGGATGCTTTTGGTAGCGCTCATAGAAAAGAAGCTTCAACTTTTGGAGTAGGTATATATGCTAAAATAGCATGTGCAGGGCCATTATTAATATCTGAAATATATTATTTAACAAAGGCTTTAAAAAATCCTAAAAGACCAATGACTGCTATTATTGGAGGTGCGAAAATATCTACAAAATTTAAACTATTAACGTCTTTATCTAAAATTGCCAATACTGTCATAGTAGGAGGAGGTATTGCAAATACTTTTTTAGCAATTAAATACAATATTGGAAAATCATTACATGAACCTAAATACATTAATTTAGCAAAAAAAATAAAAAAACAAAATAATATTATTATACCAGTCGATTCTAGAGTTGGAACAAGTTTTTCAAAATTATCACAAGCGGTAATCAAAAAACCATGTGATATCAATCAAAATGAAGAAATAATGGATATAGGAGATGAAAGTATTAAAAATATACAAAAAATAATAGAAAATTCTAACACAATACTATGGAATGGTCCATTAGGTGTATTTGAATTTCCAAATTTTAGTATCGGAACAAAAGCATTAGCTAAAAGCATATCTAAAAGTAATTCTTTTTCTATAGCAGGAGGTGGTGAAACATTATCTGTAATTAATATGCTTAATATCAGAAAAAAAATATCTTATATTTCAACAGGTGGCGGAGCATTTTTAGAATTTATAGAAGGAAAAAAATTACCTGCTATACATATGTTAGAAAAAAAATATCATATGAAGTAA
- the ribE gene encoding 6,7-dimethyl-8-ribityllumazine synthase, with translation MQTIECGLTNKKSKIVIIISRFNEFINNNLLSGAINTLVRIGNIKKHNITIIKVPGAYEIPIIANIISNSLKYQGIITLGTIIKGETIHFEQISANIISQLSSISIKYNIPIALGILITETIEQAINRAGVKLGNKGTEAALAILEMISIIKFIQKNNNLFN, from the coding sequence ATCCAAACTATAGAATGTGGTTTAACAAATAAAAAATCTAAAATAGTTATTATTATTTCACGGTTTAACGAATTCATTAATAATAATTTATTATCAGGAGCAATTAATACATTAGTTCGTATTGGTAATATAAAAAAACATAATATCACTATTATTAAAGTACCCGGTGCATATGAAATACCTATTATTGCAAACATAATATCTAATTCTTTAAAATATCAAGGTATTATTACCTTAGGAACAATTATTAAAGGAGAAACAATACATTTTGAACAAATTTCTGCTAATATAATCTCTCAATTATCTTCCATTAGTATAAAGTATAATATCCCTATTGCATTAGGTATACTGATTACTGAAACTATTGAACAGGCTATTAATAGAGCTGGAGTAAAATTGGGTAATAAAGGTACAGAAGCAGCTTTAGCAATACTAGAAATGATTAGTATTATTAAATTCATTCAAAAAAATAATAATCTGTTTAATTAA
- the mscS gene encoding small-conductance mechanosensitive channel MscS: MQEVFNVVDNIHYIGQWLILNRIMLLQYIINITSALIITIVGCFLSTVISNTLNKILTTRRIDKTISDFSTTISKYFIITFTMVIALSRVGVQTTSVIAILGAAGMTVGLALQGSLSNFAAGVLLVVFSPLRIGEYVVLKKVAGTVLSIHVLYTTLKTVDGKIIVIPNSKITSNDIINYSRESCRRNEFIIPVPYETNIDRVIEILKNVMYADPRVLKNRDIIVGLNTLEPYSMHFIVRCWSNTNILKAVYWDLMGKFKKALEENNIQTPYPRFDIHSYTKENEVI; the protein is encoded by the coding sequence ATGCAAGAAGTATTCAATGTAGTTGATAATATTCACTATATTGGACAATGGTTAATATTAAATAGAATAATGTTATTACAATATATTATTAATATAACATCAGCTCTAATTATCACCATTGTAGGATGTTTTTTATCAACAGTAATTTCAAATACTTTAAATAAAATATTAACAACAAGAAGGATTGATAAAACAATATCAGATTTTTCTACAACAATATCAAAATATTTTATTATTACATTTACTATGGTAATCGCATTAAGTAGAGTAGGAGTACAAACAACATCTGTAATTGCTATTTTAGGAGCTGCTGGAATGACTGTCGGTTTAGCTCTTCAAGGATCTTTATCAAATTTCGCCGCAGGTGTTTTACTTGTTGTATTCAGTCCATTGAGAATTGGAGAATATGTAGTTTTAAAAAAAGTAGCCGGAACTGTACTTAGTATACATGTTTTATATACCACATTAAAAACAGTAGATGGAAAAATAATAGTTATTCCAAATAGTAAAATTACCTCTAACGACATTATTAATTATTCAAGAGAATCTTGTAGAAGAAATGAATTTATCATTCCTGTTCCATATGAAACAAATATAGACAGGGTGATTGAAATATTAAAAAATGTAATGTATGCTGACCCTAGAGTACTTAAAAATAGAGATATAATAGTAGGATTAAATACCTTAGAACCATATTCTATGCACTTTATAGTAAGATGTTGGAGTAATACTAATATATTAAAAGCAGTATATTGGGATCTAATGGGTAAATTTAAAAAAGCATTAGAAGAGAACAACATTCAAACGCCTTACCCTAGATTCGATATACATTCATATACCAAAGAAAATGAAGTTATTTAA